The following coding sequences are from one Macaca nemestrina isolate mMacNem1 chromosome 1, mMacNem.hap1, whole genome shotgun sequence window:
- the LOC105494574 gene encoding YTH domain-containing family protein 2, with protein sequence MSASSLLEQRPKGQGNKVQNGSVHQKDGLNDDDFEPYLSPQARPNNAYTAMSDSYLPSYYSPSIGFSYSLGEAAWSTGGDTAMPYLTSYGQLSNGEPHFLPDAMFGQPGALGSTPFLGQHGFNFFPSGIDFSAWGNNSSQGQSTQSSGYSSNYAYAPSSLGGAMIDGQSAFANETLNKAPGMNTIDQGMAALKLGSTEVASNVPKVVGSAVGSGSITSNIVASNSLPPATIAPPKPASWADIASKPAKQQPKLKTKNGIAGSSLPPPPIKHNMDIGTWDNKGPVAKAPSQALVQNIGQPTQGSPQPVGQQANNSPPVAQASVGQQTQPLPPPPPQPAQLSVQQQAAQPTRWVAPRNRGSGFGHNGVDGNGVGQSQAGSGSTPSEPHPVLEKLRSINNYNPKDFDWNLKHGRVFIIKSYSEDDIHRSIKYNIWCSTEHGNKRLDAAYRSMNGKGPVYLLFSVNGSGHFCGVAEMKSAVDYNTCAGVWSQDKWKGRFDVRWIFVKDVPNSQLRHIRLENNENKPVTNSRDTQEVPLEKAKQVLKIIASYKHTTSIFDDFSHYEKRQEEEESVKKERQGRGK encoded by the exons ATGTCGGCCAGCAGCCTCTTGGAGCAG AGACCAAAAGGTCAAGGAAACAAAG tacaAAATGGATCTGTACATCAAAAGGACGGATTAAACGATGATGATTTTGAACCTTACTTGAGTCCACAGGCAAGGCCC aaTAATGCATATACTGCCATGTCAGATTCCTACTTACCCAGTTACTACAGTCCCTCCATTGGCTTCTCCTATTCTTTGGGTGAAGCTGCTTGGTCTACTGGGGGTGACACAGCCATGCCCTACTTAACTTCTTATGGACAACTGAGCAACGGAGAGCCCCACTTCCTACCAGATGCAATGTTTGGGCAACCAGGAGCCCTAGGTAGCACTCCATTTCTTGGTCAACATGGTTTTAATTTCTTTCCCAGTGGGATTGACTTCTCAGCATGGGGAAATAACAGTTCTCAGGGACAGTCTACTCAGAGCTCTGGATATAGTAGCAATTATGCTTATGCACCTAGCTCCTTAGGTGGAGCCATGATTGATGGACAGTCAGCTTTTGCCAATGAGACCCTCAATAAGGCTCCTGGCATGAATACTATAGACCAAGGGATGGCAGCACTGAAGTTGGGTAGCACAGAAGTTGCAAGCAATGTTCCAAAAGTTGTAGGTTCTGCTGTTGGTAGTGGGTCCATTACTAGTAACATCGTGGCTTCCAATAGTTTGCCTCCAGCTACCATTGCTCCTCCAAAACCAGCATCTTGGGCTGATATTGCTAGCAAGCCTGCAAAACAGCAACCTAAACTGAAGACGAAGAATGGCATTGCAGGGTCAAGTCTTCCGCCACCCCCGATAAAGCATAACATGGATATTGGAACTTGGGATAACAAGGGTCCTGTTGCAAAAGCCCCCTCACAGGCTTTGGTTCAGAATATAGGTCAGCCAACCCAGGGGTCTCCTCAGCCTGTAGGTCAGCAGGCTAACAATAGCCCACCAGTGGCTCAGGCATCAGTAGGGCAACAGACACAGCCAttgcctccacctccaccacagcCTGCCCAGCTTTCAGTCCAGCAACAGGCAGCTCAGCCAACCCGCTGGGTAGCACCTCGGAACCGTGGCAGTGGGTTCGGTCATAATGGGGTGGATGGTAATGGAGTAGGACAGTCTCAGGCTGGTTCTGGATCTACTCCTTCAGAACCCCACCCAGTGTTGGAGAAGCTTCGGTCCATTAATAACTATAACCCCAAAGATTTTGACTGGAATCTGAAACATGGCCGGGTTTTCATCATTAAGAGCTACTCTGAGGACGATATTCACCGTTCCATTAAGTATAATATTTGGTGCAGCACAGAGCATGGTAACAAGAGACTGGATGCTGCTTATCGTTCCATGAACGGGAAAGGCCCCGTTTACTTACTTTTCAGTGTCAACGGCAGTGGACACTTCTGTGGCGTTGCAGAAATGAAATCTGCTGTGGACTACAacacatgtgcaggtgtgtggtCCCAGGACAAATGGAAGGGTCGTTTTGATGTCAGGTGGATTTTTGTGAAGGACGTTCCCAATAGCCAACTGCGACACATTCGCCTAGAGAACAACGAGAACAAACCAGTGACCAACTCTAGGGACACTCAGGAAGTGCCTCTGGAAAAAGCTAAGCAGGTGTTGAAAATTATAGCCAGCTACAAGCACACCACTTCCATTTTTGATGACTTCTCACACTATGAGAAACgccaagaggaagaagaaagtgtTAAAAAG